The genomic stretch CAGCGCTGGCCACCGGCGATGACCGGGTCTTTGCCGACGGCCGTCTTGACGTGACCGGCGACACAGCGCTGGCCCATCAGCTGCAACGAGCCCTGAACCAGCTTGAACCGGATTGGGAAGCCGCCATCGCCCGGCACATCGGCGATGTGCCCGCACACTTCCTGGGCCAACGGGTTCGCGGCGCTATCCGATGGAGTCGACAGGCCTTTCAGTCCCTGAATGCCAACATCGAGGAGTATGTGCACGAGGAAAGTCGCGCCCTGCCCGGTCGGCGGGAACTGGAAGCTACGTTCGAGGATATCGACGAACTGAACCTGCGCACGGAAAGACTGGAAGCGCGGCTTAATCTGATTGAAAACCGCGGCAAGACTGACGAATCGGAGAACCTGTGACCCGCCTGCAACGCCTGTTCCGAATTGCCTGGGTATTTTGCCGCTATCGGCTGGACACGTTCCTGCCAATCGCAGAACTGCCCGCGCCCCTGAAGGTGTTTTTCCTGCTGGCGCCCTGGCATCTGTTCCCGCAACCGAAGCTCAATCGTGGCGACCGCCTTCGGCTGGCGCTGGAGGAACTGGGCCCCGTGTTCGTAAAGTTTGGCCAGATCCTCTCGACCCGAAGGGATCTTCTGCCGGACGACATGGCGGAATCCCTGAAGAATCTCCAGGACCGGGTACCGCCGTTCCCGAGCAATGAAGCCCGGAGCATTATCGAAACCTCCCTCGGTGCCCCGGTTTCGGACCTGTTTGCCGAATTCAGTCCGGACCCGCTTGCCTCGGCATCGGTTGCCCAGGTGCATGCAGCCACCCTGCGCAACGGCCAGAAGGTAGTTGTGAAAGTTCTGCGACCGGGCATCGAGAAGGTAATCCGTCAGGATCTGGCCCTGATGTACCTGATGGCCGGCCTGCTGGAAAAATACTGGTCCGAAGGCAAGCGCCTGCACCCGGTGGAAGTGGTAGCCGACTACGATTCCACCATTCACGATGAGCTGGATCTTCAGCGCGAAGCCGCCAACGCCAGCCAGCTGCGCCGGAATTTCGAAAACTC from Marinobacter adhaerens HP15 encodes the following:
- a CDS encoding ubiquinone biosynthesis accessory factor UbiJ, with protein sequence MFPGPTLLSAVSAILESALNRALELDPAGHSALMEALAGPVQFNITDPIALTYTLDRAGNRVRVGSQPVEQPALEITGKPIAFAALATGDDRVFADGRLDVTGDTALAHQLQRALNQLEPDWEAAIARHIGDVPAHFLGQRVRGAIRWSRQAFQSLNANIEEYVHEESRALPGRRELEATFEDIDELNLRTERLEARLNLIENRGKTDESENL